In a single window of the Methanofollis ethanolicus genome:
- a CDS encoding transglutaminase domain-containing protein codes for MDYRNPTTRDYALKLVNKKSAGNYNIDQICDMWEKVNDKWTYVNDPQGGDYFSPASRTINLGLKGDCDDFAILIASLVEAIGGASRIKSAQSPDGGGHAYAEVYISDDKKKVDSLCKDIAQRYHCHSVHYSTDLEPNGKKTYWLNLDWSAKHPGGPYYKDTGSVVAYYPDGRWKKITHR; via the coding sequence ATGGATTATAGAAATCCAACAACAAGAGATTATGCGTTGAAATTAGTTAACAAAAAGAGTGCCGGGAACTACAACATCGATCAGATCTGTGATATGTGGGAGAAAGTGAATGATAAATGGACCTATGTGAATGATCCTCAAGGAGGAGATTACTTCTCCCCGGCGAGCAGGACAATAAATCTGGGGTTAAAAGGGGACTGTGATGATTTCGCCATATTGATCGCGTCGCTTGTCGAGGCGATTGGAGGGGCCAGCAGGATCAAATCGGCCCAAAGTCCGGATGGAGGTGGTCATGCATATGCCGAAGTATATATTAGCGACGATAAAAAGAAAGTTGATAGTCTCTGCAAGGATATCGCACAAAGGTATCATTGCCATTCTGTCCATTATTCAACCGATCTCGAACCGAACGGGAAAAAGACCTACTGGCTTAATCTCGATTGGTCTGCAAAACACCCAGGTGGTCCATACTATAAGGACACCGGTTCGGTCGTAGCATATTACCCGGATGGACGGTGGAAAAAGATCACCCACCGATAA
- a CDS encoding tetratricopeptide repeat protein — protein MGLFWKSADDWIAKGNEYLENNSFEEAVNCFCKAIDKSPDSGVPWYYLAYSFFYYGDDMEEEAEKYIDQALSLEPDEWYSLALKGHILSYLRRYEEAVECYDHALSLNPDAEDAWFRKGKAQYFLDNMADAAACFERVLNLNQENGEGWKCLGTIHSDLDENDDALYCIDRALTLNAQDAEVWSKKGSLLHNLGQNEEALECLNTALSLNPEDWTSWECKGTVLVDLEDFSGAIEAFDHAIALNESAEEPWLQRGRAQIETGDMAGAASSLDHAISLNQDNGTAWWLQGIVHMELSENNDALKCFERALAIDAEDVDVWYRKGTVLSLMIRDNEALECFDEALRIDPGNPEILTEKGKTLLDLSRSEEALACFEAALADNLDLMDAMLFKGAALADLNRYEEALRYLHESRRGIEDNPDAEAFLLALEGMCYAEMNNPVEVKSHFNHALIKSPGNPHILAMKGLSLSEFNLPEEAMRACEEALATDPENETALLGKGLTCVCMGDASRGLEILKQIPSQRPNSFLLCCKALALLMLHRQQEALSLCDQAMTIDPYESRAWSTKGLCYLSLKRPDLARDCCRKALDIDPYNLDAKKFLERIDGTDTKTTPPPKPGAKKMVFISHSSKDGDIAGMLCTKLEDSGLGCWIAPRDIPPGRDYHEEIIDAIETCPAMVLICSSNSVASRHVNGEVKRAFDKATIIIPLRIEETQLSKAMQYCISDAQWVDAFNGIDAQIAETIRKAILSALN, from the coding sequence ATGGGCCTTTTCTGGAAATCTGCAGATGATTGGATTGCCAAAGGGAATGAATACCTTGAAAACAATAGTTTCGAAGAAGCAGTGAATTGCTTCTGTAAGGCGATTGATAAGTCCCCAGATTCGGGAGTTCCCTGGTATTATCTTGCGTATTCTTTTTTCTACTATGGAGATGATATGGAAGAGGAGGCAGAGAAATATATCGATCAGGCCCTCAGCCTCGAACCGGACGAATGGTATTCCCTTGCTCTGAAGGGACATATCCTGTCGTATCTGAGAAGATATGAGGAGGCTGTGGAATGCTATGACCATGCTCTTTCATTGAACCCGGATGCGGAAGATGCATGGTTCAGGAAAGGGAAGGCCCAGTATTTTCTTGATAATATGGCCGATGCCGCAGCATGTTTTGAACGTGTTCTCAACCTGAATCAGGAAAACGGAGAAGGCTGGAAGTGTTTGGGGACAATACATTCCGATCTCGACGAAAATGACGATGCATTATACTGTATCGATCGGGCACTCACTCTAAACGCGCAGGATGCGGAGGTCTGGAGCAAGAAAGGCTCTCTACTCCATAATCTCGGGCAGAATGAAGAAGCATTAGAATGCCTGAACACCGCACTCAGTCTCAATCCAGAGGATTGGACATCATGGGAATGTAAAGGAACGGTTCTCGTCGATCTGGAAGATTTTTCCGGAGCCATTGAAGCGTTCGACCACGCCATTGCATTGAATGAGAGTGCAGAAGAGCCCTGGCTCCAGAGAGGAAGGGCACAGATCGAAACGGGAGATATGGCAGGTGCTGCATCAAGTCTCGACCATGCCATCTCTCTAAACCAGGACAATGGAACTGCATGGTGGCTACAGGGCATCGTACATATGGAACTTTCCGAGAATAATGACGCCTTAAAGTGTTTCGAACGTGCTCTGGCCATCGATGCCGAAGACGTGGACGTGTGGTACAGGAAAGGAACTGTTCTTTCTCTCATGATCAGGGACAACGAAGCCCTGGAATGCTTCGACGAAGCCCTGCGTATTGATCCCGGCAATCCGGAAATCCTCACAGAGAAAGGAAAAACCCTGCTTGATCTCTCTCGATCTGAAGAAGCACTGGCGTGTTTTGAGGCCGCCCTGGCGGATAATCTCGATTTAATGGATGCGATGTTATTTAAGGGGGCTGCACTCGCGGACCTGAATCGTTACGAGGAAGCGCTTCGATATCTGCATGAGTCCCGCAGAGGTATTGAAGATAATCCAGATGCTGAGGCTTTCCTTCTGGCACTGGAAGGAATGTGCTATGCGGAGATGAACAATCCGGTCGAGGTCAAGAGCCACTTTAACCATGCCCTGATCAAAAGCCCGGGTAATCCCCATATTCTCGCAATGAAAGGGCTCTCCCTTTCGGAGTTCAATCTCCCGGAAGAGGCGATGCGAGCCTGCGAAGAGGCACTGGCCACCGATCCAGAGAACGAAACTGCTCTCTTAGGGAAAGGGCTCACCTGTGTCTGTATGGGGGACGCAAGCAGAGGCCTTGAGATACTCAAACAGATACCCTCGCAAAGACCTAACTCCTTTCTTCTCTGTTGCAAAGCCCTCGCTCTTCTGATGCTCCACAGACAACAGGAAGCGCTCTCCCTCTGTGACCAGGCGATGACGATCGATCCCTATGAGTCACGTGCCTGGTCCACAAAAGGTCTCTGTTACCTGAGCCTAAAACGCCCCGACCTTGCACGCGACTGTTGCAGGAAAGCGCTGGATATCGATCCGTACAACCTGGATGCAAAAAAATTCCTTGAAAGAATCGATGGAACGGATACAAAGACCACTCCTCCCCCGAAACCCGGCGCAAAAAAAATGGTTTTCATCAGCCACTCCTCAAAAGATGGGGATATTGCCGGGATGCTCTGCACGAAACTTGAAGATTCGGGTCTCGGCTGCTGGATCGCACCGCGGGATATCCCTCCAGGCCGGGATTACCATGAGGAGATCATCGATGCCATCGAAACCTGTCCCGCCATGGTATTGATCTGCTCGTCAAACTCAGTTGCGTCCAGACATGTGAACGGAGAGGTGAAACGGGCCTTTGATAAGGCTACGATCATCATCCCGCTCAGGATCGAAGAGACGCAACTCTCCAAGGCAATGCAGTACTGCATCAGCGACGCACAGTGGGTCGATGCATTCAATGGGATAGATGCGCAGATCGCTGAAACAATCCGAAAAGCGATCTTGAGTGCTCTGAACTGA